Within Halobacterium jilantaiense, the genomic segment CTGGTCCTCGGAGGACTCGTCGGCGGCGTCGTACCGCAGGCCGTCGCTCTCCGCGTCGAGGTCACACAGCAGCTTGCTGACGGAAATCACGCCGACCGCCCCCCGTCGACGCCGGCCGCGGTGTACCGCCGCGTCTCGTCGGCCGGACACACCCAGACCGTCTCGGCGACCCAGTCGAACAGCGCCGACGCGTGGTCGTGTGCGCCGTCGGCGTCGCCCGCGGTCACGCTGCCCACGTGCTTGAGCGGCCCGTCGGCGTCCTCGCGGACGAACACCTCCCACTCGCGGCCGGTGGCGCTCCGCGGCTCGTCGGTCACCCGCGTTCGTTCCGCTGTCATACCACGCCCTAGCCGCGCGCCCCAAATGGGGCTCCCGTACGTTCCCGTCGGCTGGGAACACACCCGCCGATACAAGCCCCAGAACCCGATACGTCGACGTGGGGCGGGACAGCCGCACGCGAACCGCTGGCTGTCGGCCCCGACCCAAGCATGACGCCAGTAGATACGAGCGAGCGACCGTTCGTGCTCATCTGGGAAGTGACACAGGCGTGCGAACTCGCCTGCGAGCACTGCCGGGCGGACGCACAGCCCCGGCGACACCCCGACGAGCTCACGACCGAGGAGGGGAAACGCCTGCTCGACGACGCCGCCGACTTCGGCGACGGACAGCTCGTCGTGTTGTCCGGCGGGGACCCGCTGGCGAGACCGGACACCGTCGAGCTCGTCGAGTACGGCACCGAACAGGGCCTCCGGATGACGGTGACGCCCAGTGGGACGGAGTCACTGACCCGGGAGGCCGTGGCGTCGCTCGCCGACGCTGGCGTCAAACAGCTCGCCGTGAGCATCGACGGGGGTAGTCCGGCGGCGCACGATTCGTTCCGTGGGGAGGCCGGTAGCTTCGTGGAAACCGTCCGCGCCGCCAGGGCCGCCCGCGAGGCGGGCGTGCCGCTGCAGGTGAACACGACGGTCTGTGGAGGGACCGTCGAGGACCTGCCGGCCGTCCGTGACCTCGTTCGCGACCTCGGGGCGACGCTGTGGAGCGTGTTCTTCCTCGTGCCGGTCGGCCGCGGCCGCGCGCTCGACGCCATCCCGCCGGAGCGCGCCGAGCGCCTCATGGAGTGGCTCGACGAGGTCGCCCGCGAGGAGAACTTCGGCATCAAGACGACTGAGGCCCCGATGTACCGTCGCGTGCGCGCACAGCAGGCGCAGGCGCGCGACGGTGGCGGTGCCCAGCGCCGGGGCGGCATCACCGCCGGCGACGGCTTCGCGTTCGTCTCGCACACGGGCGAGGTGTACCCGTCCGGGTTCCTCCCCGAGTCCGCGGGGAACGTCCGCGAGCAGTCCGTCGTCGACGTGTATCGGGACAGCGACCTCTTCGAGACGCTGCGCGAGAAAGACGACCTCCGGGGGAAGTGCGGGGCCTGCGAGTTCCGGCACTCGTGTGGCGGCAGCCGGTCGCGGGCGTACGCCGCGACCGGCGACCCGATGGGCAGCGACCCGCTGTGTCCGTACGTGCCGGCGGGATACGACGGCCCGCTCCCCGAGCGGCAGCGGGCGGCCACCGACGACTGACGGCGTCGGACGGACTGGCCGATTACTCGATTCTCGTGGCGCTGACTGCCAGCGGCAGCGACGCGGAGCCGCCCGTGACGGTGGGGTGTATCAACCGTGAGCGAACGTGTTCGGGCGAAGGGTTTAGGTAGTGCCAAACGGGTCGGCTCAGGCGCTCAGGCGTTCCCAGACGGTAGGAACGGTTCCCCAGTAGAGGGAATCAGCGGGCCGCGATTAAGTAGGGGGGTCGTACCCCGAACTGTATGACGAACCAGTTCGGCGCACCAGGCCTCGGCATCTCGCGGCGCGAATTCGTTGCGGCGACCGGTGGTATCGGCACGGCGGCTCTCGCCGGCTGCACTGCACCCGACGGCGGCGACGACGTGCAGACCGCCACGGAGACCGCGGCGACCGACACTGTACAGCAGTCCGGGCTCCCGACGACGAGCCCGCCGGAAGTCGTCGACGCGACCGAGCAGGGCAATCAGGTCACGCTGAAGAGCGTCCCCGCCGTCCACGAAGTCCATCCGATGGAGACGATGGGTGGCCCCGTCGAACTCCCGCGCGTCTGGGCGTTCGCCACGGAGGACGGCGACCCGAGCGTTCCCGGCCCCATCGTCCGCACGGAGGAGGGCGAAGACATCGAGGTGACACTCGACAACACGGACGGCAAGCGCCCGCACACGCTGCACTTCCACGGCTCGCAGACCTCGTGGGAGAACGACGGCGTCCCGACGACGACCGGCATCCGCGTGGCAGCCGGCGAGAAACACACGTACACCATTCCCGCCAACGTCCCCGGGACGCACATCTATCACTGCCACTACCAGACCCACCGCCACATCGACATGGGGATGTACGGCATCTTCCGCGTCGATCCGAAGGGGTACGAGCCGGCGGACAAGGAGTACTTCATGACGGTCAAGGACTGGGACAGCCGTCTGAACCGGAAGATGGCCGGCGAGGACGTCGAGTACAGTCCCCGCACGCGCAATCCGGACGTGTTCACCGTCAACGGGAAGTCCGCGCCCCGCACCCTCCACCCGGAGGACGGCTCGCCCGTCATCGTCGAGCAGGGCGACACGGTCCGCATCCACCTCGTCAACGGCGGCTACATGAACCACCCGCTGCACATCCACAACCACCGCTTCAAGCGCGTGGAGAAAGACGGCGGCCAGATTCCGGAGGCCGCCCAGTACGAACACGACATCAGTGACATGGCACCGGCGGAGCGCCACACCATCGAGTTCGAGGCGAACGCCGAGCCCGGCATCTACCTGATGCACTGCCACAAAGTCAACCACGTGATGAACGGGAACTTCTACCCTGGCGGGATGCTGACCGGCATCGTCTACAAGGAGGCGATGGACACGGACATCTTCGGGAAGTTGATGGAGTACGCGGGCTACGATGCCTAGACGAGGATGACTCACAGCGATTCAGCGGTCACGAGACGGAGCCTGCTCCGGGCGTCTGCGGGCGCTGGAGCGGCTGCAGTGGGCACGAGCGCGCTCGCCGGCGGCGCGGCGGCACAGGACGCCGGCGTCGCCGAGTGGCTGAGCGGCGTCAGCAACTACGACGGCGTCGTCGACGAGACCGGGAGTGACTCGGTCACTGTCGAAGTCGGCGTCGAGGCGAACGGGGGGCCGTACGGCTTCGGGCCGGCGGCCGTTCGCGTCGACCCGGGGACCGAAGTGACGTTCGAGTGGGTGTCGAACACCCACAACGTCGTCGTCGAGAGCCAGCCGGAGAACGCCGACTGGAGCGGCGAGGAGGAGATCAACAACGAGGGCTACACGTACAGTGCCACCTTCGAGACCGAGGGCGTCTACCAGTACTTCTGTGGCCCCCACCGCAGCATGGGCATGAAAGGCGCTGTCGTCGTCGGCGACGTCGAGGTCGGCGGCGGGAGCGGTGGCGGCGGCATCGACTGGGCAGAGGTCGGCGTACTCGGCTTCGCCGGCATCCTCGGGCTCGGGCTGCTGTCTCCGCTGGTCTCCCGAGCGCTCGGTGAATCGGAGCGCGGCAGGCGGCACCGATAGTCGGTCGGCGAGTTCGGTTCTCCGGTCTGTCGTCAGGCGTCCAGCACGTTCGCGAGGACGTCCAGGACAGTCGTGTCCAGGGTGTCGTCGCGGAGCGTCGACGGCGCGACGACCGCCACGCCCGCATCGTCGGCAGTCCGGTGCGCGCGGTCGGTGACCGTCGCGAGCGACGTGAGCAGCGTCGCGTCCGCGCTCGCTTCTGCTGCGCCCCGAATCAGGTACTGGACGTGGTCGGCGGTCGCCGCGGCGTCGGCGTCGTCGACGACCATCGCGAGGAGCTTCGACGGCCCCTTGCCGTCCTCGCGGAGCGCGCGCATCACCACCGTCTCGGAGTTGACGCGTGCGCTCGCCGTCACCCAGCCCTCCGCGACCAGGCGCTGGCGGACGTCGTCGAGGAACGGAGAGGCAGCCACAGGAAGACGTTCGAGCGAGCGACTGTAGCGTTTACGGCCGGACTGCCGGCGTTGTCAGTTGTTCGGGCGGCAGAACAGGGCCGAGAAGACGGGTGGACCGGGTGGCGGACGGGCGTGGGTGGACAGCGACTAGCTGCCGGACGCGTTACTCGAAGCGGTCGACGGCCTGCTCGAAGCGGTCGCGGGGTTCCTCCCAGTCGACGACCTCGAAGAAGGCGTCGACGAAGCTGCCGCGGTCCGGGCCGTAGTCGTAGTAGTAGGAGTGCTCCCAGACGTCGAGGGCGAGAATCGGCTGGCTGCCCCAGAGCGCGCCCTGGTCGTGCTTGTCGACGGCGACGTTGCGGAGCTGTTCGCTGTGCGGGTCGTAGACGAGGAGCGCCCAGCCGCCGGCGGCCGAGGCTGCGGCCTCGAACTCGGCCTGCCAGGCGTCGTAGGAGCCGAAGTCCTCGGCGATGCGGTCGGCGAGCGCGCCGGACGGCTCGTCGCCGCCCTCGGGGCTCATCGACTGCCAGAACAGGGTGTGGAGGATGTGGCCGGAGCCGTTGTGGGTGACGTCACCGAGCGCGCCCGCGGTGGAACCGTGGTCGTCGGACTCGCGATTCTCTTCGAGGGTCTCCTCGGCGGCGTTCCAGCCGTTCACGTAGCCCTGGTGGTGGGTGTCGTGATGCCACGTGAGGACCTGTTCGCTGATGTGCGGTTCGAGTGCGTCGTAGTCGTAGGGAAGCGGCGGCAGTTCGTAGTCGGACATTGCAGTTAACCCCGTGACACGGCTGCCTTATGGTGGTTTCCGGAACCCGATTTAAGTTGTCTCGGTGACAGAACCGGGCGGGCGGGGAACTGTGGTGACATTGTCCACCGTTTACCAGTACTTTTGACCCGGTGTGCGGTAGAACGACACATGGACTTCGGACTCAGCGACGAGCAACAGGCAATCCGAGACGAAGTGCGGCGCTTCGCCGAGAACGAGATCATTCCGGTCGCCAGCGAGTACGATCAGGCGGAGAAGTTCCCCCACGAGGTCATGGACAAGGCCGCCGACGCCGGCCTCCTCGGCCCCGGTATCCCTCTGGAGTACGGCGGTGCCGGCTACTCGCCGCTGGAGACGGCGATCATCGTCGAGGAACTGTTCGCCGCAGACCCCGGGATCGGGCTCTGCATCTCAAGCGCCGGCTTCGGAGCCGAGGCCATCATGGCGTTCGGCACCGAGGACCAGAAAGAGCGCTTCCTCGAACCCATCCCGTCCGGTGACGCCATCATGGGGTCGGCCATCTCCGAGCCCGACACCGGGTCGGACGTCTCCAGCGTCGCTGCCACCGCCGAGAAGGACGGCGACGAGTGGGTGCTCAACGGCAACAAGATGTGGATCACGAACGGTTCGGTCGGCGACTACTTCGTCGTCCTCTGCAAGACCGACCCCGACGCCAGCGGGCGCTACAACGGCTTCAGCCAGATCGTCGTCGAATCCGACCGCGACGGCTTCCAGGCGGACAAGATCACGGGAAAGCTCGGCATCCGCGCCTCGGACACCGCCGAACTCATCCTCGACGACGTCCGCGTCCCCGAGGAGAACCTCATCGGTACGGAGGGCGGCGGCTTTCTCCAGATCATGCAGTTCTTCGACGAGACCCGTACGATGGTCGCCGCGCAGGGCGTCGGCATCGCCCGCGGCGCGACCGACCGCGCACTGGAGTACGCCCAGGAACGCGAGCAGTTCGGCCGCCCCATCTCGGACTTCCAGGCCATCGAGCACAAGCTCGCCGAGATGCGCACGCAGACCGAGGCAGCGCGCACGCTCACCCAGAAGTCCGCGTGGAGCGTCGAGAACCGCGACGAGCAGCTCACCGCGCTCGCGTCCATGGCCAAGGAGTTCTCGTCCCGCGTCGCTGTCGAGGTCGCCGACGAAGCCGTCCAGATTCACGGCGGTGCCGGCTACGTCAACGACTTCGACGTCGAGCGCTTCTACCGCGACGCGAAGATCACCCAGATCTACGAGGGCACCACGGAGATCCAGAAGAACGTCATCGCCCGCGAGATGCTGGAGTAACGCAGCCACCACAGAGCGCCCGGTCAGTCGGTCTGTGGGACGGGCACGCTGTCGCCCTCGGGCGGCTTCGCCGTCTCCCCGTGTCGCGGGAGTTCCGTGACGAACTCCGTGCCGCCGGCGTCGCTTGCGCCGACGGTGACGTTCCCGCCGAACGTCCGGACAGCGGTGTGAACGATGTTGAGGCCGCTGCCGACCGGCCGGCTCTCGAAGAACGCCTCGCTGTCCTCGACGTCCAGTCCCGGACCGTTGTCGGCGACGCGCACCACCACGGTCTCGTTCTCGCGGGTCACCTCGACCGACACCGCCGGCGTGTCGGCGTCGTTGTGTTCGATGCCGTTCGTCACGAGGTTCCGGAACACGGAGTTCAGGAGTTCGTTGCCGTGGACGTGACAGGAACCGTCGGGGATGTCGGCGCGGACGCGAGCGTCCGGGAACGTGTCCTCGACCCGGGACACCTCGCCCCGCAGGATGTCCGCGACATCGACTGAGGTGACGCCGCCGTCCCTCGTCAGCTTCCCGACGACGCCACAGACGTCCTGTATCTCGTCGACCTGCTGCTCGGCAATGTCCAGATGTTCCTCGACTTCCGGGTCGTCGGTGCGGCGCTGTGCGAGGTCGAGCCGGCCGCGCAAGACGTTCACGACGTTCGGAACGTCGTGGCTGACGAGATAGTTCAGGAGCGTGGAGCGCTCGCGGTCGGCCTCGATGCGGTCGATGTGGCGGTCGAGGCTCGCCGTCATCCGGCGCAGCGACGCCCCGAACCGGCCGGGAAGCGTCTCTTCGAGTACGGGCGCATCGAAGTTGTGGTCAGCGAGCGCCTCGGCCTGCTCGGCGACCACGCCGAGGTGGTGGTGCATCGCTGCGAACGCGTCGACGAGCTCCCCGATTTCGTCGCGCTGGTCGGTCGCCGGCGGGTCCTCGACGAGGTCACCCTCCGCGATGCTGGTGGCAGCGGCCCGGAGCTTCGTCACCGGCTCGACGAAGTCCCGTTCGACGACGAGGACGGTGTTCGCGAACGCCAGCCCCGCGCCGAGCAGGAGGACCGCGGATGTCACTACCCGCGCCGTGCCCGAGAGGTACAGGGGCACGGCCACCTGTGCGACCGACACCGCGAACTGGATACCGACTGCCATCAGTACTTTCGCGCGCACGGAGCCGGTGACGCCGACGACGTCCATCGTCCACCAGATGAACGACTCGTAGCGCCCGCGGACCCCGGTCGGTGCCTCTGTCGGACTGGAGTGGCTCTGGGTCATCTGTCGTTCTCGTGGCGTCGCAGTGGTCGCTGCGCACCCCTTTCTTACGGACGCCGGTATCAAGTAGAGCCCATCCGGTTACTGGGTAGTGAGAACGCGGGAGTGGAGTCGGTCTACACCCGCTCAACGCGCGACCGACGGTGCTGAGCAGGCGTGACTACGGACGCGCGGGCTCCCGGTGTGAGAGCCAAGGGTGCGATTTGAACGCACGAACTCTCGATTACAAATCGAGTGCTTGGACCACCCAAGCTCCCTTGGCGCAATTCGAGATTACGCGTCGTCCTTTGAGTGCGTATCGTTTTCCGCCGACCGTTCCAGGGTGACCCGGTGTGCCTCGTACCCCCGGGACTCGTAGAGCCGGCGGGCGGCCTCGTTGGCGGCGAGCGCTTCGACCGCGAGCGCGTCGACGCCGCGGTCGCGCAGCGCGTCCTCGGCGTAGTCCAGGAGCGCGGACCCGAGTCCGTCGCCGCGCAGGTCGGGCCTGACGTAGATGTTGTCGACGACGCCTCTCGCGGCGTCCGTCTCGTAGAAGCCAGTCTCCGCGTGGAACATCACGAATCCGACGGGGACGCTCCCTCGGGTGGCGACCGCGACGCCGTCGGCGTGAACGTACTGGGCTATCAGGTCTCGGGCCTGACTACGGTTCGCTGCGGCGAGCAGGTGGGAGCCGTGGGCGCGCTGCTCGTCGGCGAGCGCGACCCACATGTCGGCGACGGCGTCGACGTCCTCGCCGGTCGCCGGCCGGACGCGCGGGTCCGGCATCGTCACCGGAGCGCTTCGACAGCGGCCAGCTCCTCGCCGGTGAGCATGCGGAGCGCGGCACCGCCGCCAGTGCTCACGTGGTCGAAGCCGGAGAGCCCGAATTCGCGGATGGCGGCCGCGGTGTCGCCGCCGCCGACGATGCTGTACACCGCGCCGGATGCCGCCTCGAAGATACCCCGGGTGCCGTCGGCGAACTTGTCGTCCTCGAAGACGCCGGCCGGGCCGTTCAGGACGGCGGTACCGGTCTCTGCGAGTACGTCTGCGTACGCCGCGACGGTCTCGCTGCCGACGTCGAGGAGCGCCTCGTCGTCCGCCGGCGGCAGGTCGTCCGTGGAGAGTTCGACCCGCTCGCCGTCGCGTTCGACGGCCACGTCGACGGGGAGGTGGAGACGGTCTCCGTACTCCGCGAGGAGGTCGCCGGCGCGCGCAATCTCGTTCTCGTAGCCGCGGTCGTGGATGAACGCGGTCGACTCCCGGCCGACGTCGACCCCGGCGGCCGCGAGGAAGACGTTCGCGACGACGCCCGTGACGAGGACGTCCTCGGCGAGGTCGTGTTCGAGGGCGTGTTCGGCGACCATCACCGAGTCCGGGACCTTCGCGCCGCCGACGACGTACGTGCGGGGCGTCGGCGTCTCGTCGATGGCACCGAGCACGGCGAGTTCCTCCTCCATGACGCGGCCGGCGTACGCCGGCACGCGCTCGGGGAACCCGACGAGGGAAGGCTGGGAGCGGTGCGCGGCCGCGAACGCGTCGTTCACGTAGGCGTCGAGGGCGGGTGCGAGCCGGTCGACGAGGAACGTCTCGGCCGCACGCGGCGGCTCGAACTCCATGTACTCCTCGCTGTAGAACCGAGTGTTCTCCAGGATGACGGCCTCGCCGCCGTCCAACTCGGCGATGGCGTCTCGGGCGTCCTGCGAGAAGGTGGCGTCACAGTACGACACGGGGAACTCGAGCAGGTCGTCGAGTCGTTCGGCGTGGGACTCGAGGCGCGCGAACTCGTCGCCGCCCGGACGGCCCTGGTGGGCGAGCACGGCGACGCGGGCGTCGTCGCCGAGCAGTTCGGCCAGCGTGTCGACGTGCGCGCGGAGGCGAGCGTCGTCGGCCAGCCGACCGTCGTCGGTCAGCGGGCTGTTGATGTCGACGCGCACCCCGACCGCGCGGTCGGCCGCCGCCAGGTCGTCGAGGGTCCGTATCGGCATGTATTCCAACGGACTTCGTGTGCCTGTATATGCGTTTCCGTCGCGCGAGACGCCGCCAGCTGGCAATACTCGGATGCGAGTAAATAGACAGGTCTAGCGCCACAGTGACGTGGCCGGACCGCGACCCGAGGGCCGGCCGCTGGCCCGTCAGACCGACCGGCACTCGGTACAGAGCAGCCGACCGTTGACGCTCGCGAGTTCGGCCGCGAGGCCTCCGCAACTCTCGCAGACGCCCTGCTCGGCGTAGTCGTTGGGCGCTGCGCCGTCGGCGTACTCGTCGGTCGGGCCGTCAGCGAACTCCTCGCTCGTGGACTCGGCCATCTCGACGGGTGTGTCGGTAGTGGCGGCGACGCTGCCGGGTGCACCGCCCGTGGCCGGCGTGCTCCCGCCGGACTCCGTGCGGCCAGCTACTGCCGGCGCGATGTCGCGGGCTTCGAGCACGCCTTCGACGCTGTCGTCGGCCGTCACGAGCACGCGGTGGTCGCCGGTGCGCGCCATCACGTCACCGGCCTCGGTGACCGTCGCGCTCTGGGGCAGCGACGCAGGCGTCTCCGTCATCACCTCCGCGACGTCCACCGAGGAGAGGTCGCGGTCGTCGGCGACGACGTCGATGACCGTGTCTGCGGTGAGCATCCCGACCGGTTCGGTTCCACGGAGCACCACCGCCGAAGTGGTGTTCTCCTCGCGTAGCAACGACACGGCGTCGAGCAGTCCGTCGGCCTCGCTGACACCGACGAAGTCGCGGGACATCACGTCCCTGAGCGCTAACTGATCCATGCGTGTCAGTAACATACACCCGAGCTAAAAGCTATCCCCGCAAGTGGTTTCAGCGAGTGCGACGTACCTCAGTGGGGCACGATACCACGCCGACTGGCGCTCCAGGCCGTGAAACGCTGCATTCAACACCGCTCGACTGATTTCGGTGTAGCAATGACCATCCCGTCGTTCGTCATCGGCATCGCGGGTGGGACGGGCGCTGGCAAGACCACCGTCGCCCACGAAATCACCGACGAGGTCGGTGAGTCGGTGACGCTCATCCCGCTGGACAACTACTACGAGGACCTCTCGCACCTCGACTTCGAGGAGCGCGCGAAGGCCAACTACGACCACCCTTCGGCGTTCGAGTGGGACCTCCTCCGCGACCACATGGACACGCTGCTGTCCGGGCAGTCCGTCGAGATGCCCCAGTACGACTTCGAGCAGCACGTCCGGAAGGAGGAACGCATCACCGTCGAACCGACGGACGTCATCGTTCTGGAGGGAATTCTGGCGCTATACGACGAGGACGTCAACGAGATGCTCGACCTCCACATCTACGTGGAGACGGACGCCGACGTCCGTATTCTCCGGCGCATCGAACGCGACGTGGTCGAGCGCGGCCGCGAACTCGAGGGCGTCATGGACCAGTACCTCTCGACGGTGAAGCCGATGCACGAGCAGTTCATCGAACCGACGAAGAAACACGCCGACATCATCATCCCCGAGGGCGCGAACTCCGTCGCCGTCAACCTCCTCGAGGAGAAAGTGCAGGCCGAGAGCTCCGAGATGGCCGCGTGGGCCGCCCGCGAGGACGCGCGCTACGAACGGCAGTAGCTGGACGAAAACCGCAGTAACTACACCCGAAAAGCAATCGCCGCCGACGTTACTCCTGGGGGTGGTAGTCCAGGAAGTCCGCCGCCTGCAGCGCCGCACCGACTTTCTTGTGGAAGTCGACTTTCGTCTCGAACTCGTCGGCGTCGACGTGCTCGAAGATTTCGGAGACCGAGACCACGCGCTGGTGGTTCAGTCTGACCGGCGAGTCGCCGTACTCCTCGACGAACGCCGCCGCGTCCAGCGGGAAGTCCTCGCCCTCGGTGGTCATCTTCGACAGCACCGCGAGCCCGTACTTGCGGCCGCCCTCGCTGCCCTTCTCGCCGTCAGGGTCGTGGACCCAGTCCCGCCCCGAGGGGTCTTCCATCTCTGCCATACGTGAGTGGTCCGCCGCTGGCCTCAAAACGGTTTCTCAATCCGGCTGGCTCTCAGTCCGACTGTTCGGTGGGCCCGTCCGGAGCGCGCTCCGGGACGAGGTAGGCGGGGACGACGCGCGTCAGCGCGACCATGCCAGCGAGTTCGACGAGCGTCTGCGTGACG encodes:
- a CDS encoding Htur_1727 family rSAM-partnered candidate RiPP yields the protein MTAERTRVTDEPRSATGREWEVFVREDADGPLKHVGSVTAGDADGAHDHASALFDWVAETVWVCPADETRRYTAAGVDGGRSA
- a CDS encoding radical SAM protein, whose protein sequence is MTPVDTSERPFVLIWEVTQACELACEHCRADAQPRRHPDELTTEEGKRLLDDAADFGDGQLVVLSGGDPLARPDTVELVEYGTEQGLRMTVTPSGTESLTREAVASLADAGVKQLAVSIDGGSPAAHDSFRGEAGSFVETVRAARAAREAGVPLQVNTTVCGGTVEDLPAVRDLVRDLGATLWSVFFLVPVGRGRALDAIPPERAERLMEWLDEVAREENFGIKTTEAPMYRRVRAQQAQARDGGGAQRRGGITAGDGFAFVSHTGEVYPSGFLPESAGNVREQSVVDVYRDSDLFETLREKDDLRGKCGACEFRHSCGGSRSRAYAATGDPMGSDPLCPYVPAGYDGPLPERQRAATDD
- a CDS encoding multicopper oxidase domain-containing protein, whose product is MTNQFGAPGLGISRREFVAATGGIGTAALAGCTAPDGGDDVQTATETAATDTVQQSGLPTTSPPEVVDATEQGNQVTLKSVPAVHEVHPMETMGGPVELPRVWAFATEDGDPSVPGPIVRTEEGEDIEVTLDNTDGKRPHTLHFHGSQTSWENDGVPTTTGIRVAAGEKHTYTIPANVPGTHIYHCHYQTHRHIDMGMYGIFRVDPKGYEPADKEYFMTVKDWDSRLNRKMAGEDVEYSPRTRNPDVFTVNGKSAPRTLHPEDGSPVIVEQGDTVRIHLVNGGYMNHPLHIHNHRFKRVEKDGGQIPEAAQYEHDISDMAPAERHTIEFEANAEPGIYLMHCHKVNHVMNGNFYPGGMLTGIVYKEAMDTDIFGKLMEYAGYDA
- a CDS encoding halocyanin domain-containing protein, yielding MGTSALAGGAAAQDAGVAEWLSGVSNYDGVVDETGSDSVTVEVGVEANGGPYGFGPAAVRVDPGTEVTFEWVSNTHNVVVESQPENADWSGEEEINNEGYTYSATFETEGVYQYFCGPHRSMGMKGAVVVGDVEVGGGSGGGGIDWAEVGVLGFAGILGLGLLSPLVSRALGESERGRRHR
- the sod gene encoding superoxide dismutase; this translates as MSDYELPPLPYDYDALEPHISEQVLTWHHDTHHQGYVNGWNAAEETLEENRESDDHGSTAGALGDVTHNGSGHILHTLFWQSMSPEGGDEPSGALADRIAEDFGSYDAWQAEFEAAASAAGGWALLVYDPHSEQLRNVAVDKHDQGALWGSQPILALDVWEHSYYYDYGPDRGSFVDAFFEVVDWEEPRDRFEQAVDRFE
- a CDS encoding acyl-CoA dehydrogenase family protein, which encodes MDFGLSDEQQAIRDEVRRFAENEIIPVASEYDQAEKFPHEVMDKAADAGLLGPGIPLEYGGAGYSPLETAIIVEELFAADPGIGLCISSAGFGAEAIMAFGTEDQKERFLEPIPSGDAIMGSAISEPDTGSDVSSVAATAEKDGDEWVLNGNKMWITNGSVGDYFVVLCKTDPDASGRYNGFSQIVVESDRDGFQADKITGKLGIRASDTAELILDDVRVPEENLIGTEGGGFLQIMQFFDETRTMVAAQGVGIARGATDRALEYAQEREQFGRPISDFQAIEHKLAEMRTQTEAARTLTQKSAWSVENRDEQLTALASMAKEFSSRVAVEVADEAVQIHGGAGYVNDFDVERFYRDAKITQIYEGTTEIQKNVIAREMLE
- a CDS encoding sensor histidine kinase, yielding MTQSHSSPTEAPTGVRGRYESFIWWTMDVVGVTGSVRAKVLMAVGIQFAVSVAQVAVPLYLSGTARVVTSAVLLLGAGLAFANTVLVVERDFVEPVTKLRAAATSIAEGDLVEDPPATDQRDEIGELVDAFAAMHHHLGVVAEQAEALADHNFDAPVLEETLPGRFGASLRRMTASLDRHIDRIEADRERSTLLNYLVSHDVPNVVNVLRGRLDLAQRRTDDPEVEEHLDIAEQQVDEIQDVCGVVGKLTRDGGVTSVDVADILRGEVSRVEDTFPDARVRADIPDGSCHVHGNELLNSVFRNLVTNGIEHNDADTPAVSVEVTRENETVVVRVADNGPGLDVEDSEAFFESRPVGSGLNIVHTAVRTFGGNVTVGASDAGGTEFVTELPRHGETAKPPEGDSVPVPQTD
- a CDS encoding GNAT family N-acetyltransferase; the protein is MPDPRVRPATGEDVDAVADMWVALADEQRAHGSHLLAAANRSQARDLIAQYVHADGVAVATRGSVPVGFVMFHAETGFYETDAARGVVDNIYVRPDLRGDGLGSALLDYAEDALRDRGVDALAVEALAANEAARRLYESRGYEAHRVTLERSAENDTHSKDDA
- a CDS encoding phosphoglycerate kinase; protein product: MPIRTLDDLAAADRAVGVRVDINSPLTDDGRLADDARLRAHVDTLAELLGDDARVAVLAHQGRPGGDEFARLESHAERLDDLLEFPVSYCDATFSQDARDAIAELDGGEAVILENTRFYSEEYMEFEPPRAAETFLVDRLAPALDAYVNDAFAAAHRSQPSLVGFPERVPAYAGRVMEEELAVLGAIDETPTPRTYVVGGAKVPDSVMVAEHALEHDLAEDVLVTGVVANVFLAAAGVDVGRESTAFIHDRGYENEIARAGDLLAEYGDRLHLPVDVAVERDGERVELSTDDLPPADDEALLDVGSETVAAYADVLAETGTAVLNGPAGVFEDDKFADGTRGIFEAASGAVYSIVGGGDTAAAIREFGLSGFDHVSTGGGAALRMLTGEELAAVEALR
- a CDS encoding CBS domain-containing protein, which translates into the protein MDQLALRDVMSRDFVGVSEADGLLDAVSLLREENTTSAVVLRGTEPVGMLTADTVIDVVADDRDLSSVDVAEVMTETPASLPQSATVTEAGDVMARTGDHRVLVTADDSVEGVLEARDIAPAVAGRTESGGSTPATGGAPGSVAATTDTPVEMAESTSEEFADGPTDEYADGAAPNDYAEQGVCESCGGLAAELASVNGRLLCTECRSV
- the udk gene encoding uridine kinase, which produces MTIPSFVIGIAGGTGAGKTTVAHEITDEVGESVTLIPLDNYYEDLSHLDFEERAKANYDHPSAFEWDLLRDHMDTLLSGQSVEMPQYDFEQHVRKEERITVEPTDVIVLEGILALYDEDVNEMLDLHIYVETDADVRILRRIERDVVERGRELEGVMDQYLSTVKPMHEQFIEPTKKHADIIIPEGANSVAVNLLEEKVQAESSEMAAWAAREDARYERQ
- a CDS encoding DUF5785 family protein, with amino-acid sequence MAEMEDPSGRDWVHDPDGEKGSEGGRKYGLAVLSKMTTEGEDFPLDAAAFVEEYGDSPVRLNHQRVVSVSEIFEHVDADEFETKVDFHKKVGAALQAADFLDYHPQE